The Candidatus Obscuribacterales bacterium sequence TGTGTTAACATTGCCGTATCAACAGCGTTTTGAGCGCTTTCCCCAATATCTAGTTATATAGATATAGACTTTAGGAAGCGGCATTAGTTCCAATTCAGAAAACGACAAAAGCAAATATGACACGTAATGTAACAAACAAAAATTGGTGGCTCTGGTCATAAAACCTGAGCAGCCTTTGTCGTCCATACATATAAGTATTTAGAACCGCAGGCTTGCTCTTATATCCTGCGGTTCTTTCTTTTATCATGATTAAAGGCAAACAAATGACTCAAGCAGCAAACCAATTAAAAACAGCAACCATCATCTCGATATTGGCAGATGTTGAAACGCCTGTCTCCGCTTTTCACAAATTAAGTGCCGATGTTGATACGGCTTTTCTATTTGAAAGCAGTGAATCCGATACGCGGCTAGCTCGCTTTTCGATAATGGGCGTTGATCCAATTAAGACAATATGTCTGAAAAACGGTAACGCCACAATTAAGAACAACGCCTCTGTTGAAGAAAAGAAATTCACTGATCCATTGAAACTGCTGAAAGATCAACTAGTGGAATTTCAATCCTCTATCGCACCGAGCAAACCACTTTCGGATTTGCCTTTCGCCGGCGGACTGGTCGGTTATCTAGGTTATGCAATTACAAAATACTTTGAAGGCATTCCACAGCAGTCAGAAGATCCTTTCAACGTGCCGGAAGGATTTTATGGGCTATATGACTCTGTAGTAATCTTTGATCACCTCTTGCGCATGATTCATATTATTTCCTATCGCGGAAGTGATCACGCTGAATCTCTTCAGAAGAAACTCTTATCGGCAAGGCATTTGACACCACTGAAGACAACCGGCAGCTTAACCGAAGAAGAATTATTCAAGAATGTTAGTGGACCATTTACAAAAGATACTTTCATGTCCGCTGTTAAAGACGCCAAAGAATTCATCGTCCAGGGTGAGGTATTCCAGATTGTTGTCTCACACCGATTCAGTCAACCGGTTAGAAGCGATGCCCTGACCATCTATAGAATTCTGCAAGCAATAAATCCTTCTCCCTATGGCTACTTCTTAAAGTGTCCCGGTTTTGAATATGTGGGTTCTTCACCGGAGACTTTTGTTAGAGCGAAAAACGGCGATGCTCTTCTGCGTGCCCTTGCCGGTACTCGTCCCCGTGGCGCAACCGAACAAGAAGATATCGAACTTGCCGATGAGTTGCAGAGAGACGAAAAAGAATTGGCCGAGCATAGAATGCTAGTCGACCTAGGACGAAATGACTTAGGACGCATTTGTCAGGTCGGTACCGTAAAAGTCGGTGAGATTGCCCAGATAACTCGATACTCCCATGTGATGCATCTGGCGACCGATGTCTCAGGAAAGTTGAAGCCGGAGAAAGATGGATTTGATTTAGTCCGCTCATGTTTTCCTCGCGGCACGGTATCTGGCGCTCCCAAAATTCGCGCGATGCAACTACTTTCGACACTGGAACCGGAACAACGAGGAATCTACTCTGGCACCGTTGGCTACTTCGATTGCTTCGGTAATACCGATGGCGCAATAGCTATTAGATCGGCAGTAATCAAAGACGGCTATGCACATGTGAATGCCGGAGCCGGCATTGTTTATGATTCAGACCCTCTTGCTGAATTCAACGAAACACGCAATAAAGCCAAAAGCGTTTTGACGGCAATCAAATTAGCTGAGAGGTTGCAGTAATGTCTATTCTATTAATCGACAACTACGATTCATTTACGTACAACCTTTATCAAATGGTTCAGGAACTAACAGATGAACACGTCGAAGTGGTACGCAACGATGCCATTACTTTCGATGAGATCGTAAAGAAAAAGCCTTCTAGAATAATTCTTTCACCCGGACCGGGACATCCGGCGCATGATGCTGATTTCGGTGTCTGCAAGGATGTAATTCGCCAACATGCCAAATTAAACATACCAATTCTTGGAGTCTGTCTTGGACATCAAGGCATGGTGCAGCACCTTGGCGGCAAAGTCGGTCAAGCCAAGAAAATTGTCCACGGCAAAACAAGCACGATTGAAATTACAAAAGAATCGAAATTGTTCAAGGGTCTCGGAGGCAATTTCGAAGCTATGCGCTACCACTCTTTGGTTGCCGAAGATAACGAATTTCCCAAAATGTTGGAGATTACCGCCCGCACTTCAGACGATGGCGAAATAATGGCACTGCAACACAAAGAATACCCACTTTACGGTGTGCAATTCCACCCGGAATCTATTGGTACACCTGCCGGTCAGACCATATTAAGGAATTTCGTGGAAATATGCTGACACCTGAATACATAGGCAAAATAATCAATCTTGAGTTACCCGAAGAGGAACTCAAGGAAAATCTCATTGCCTTAACTCCTGAAAAACTTGATGTAGACACTGTTCATAATTTCATTGAAACAATACGCGCCACCTGTATTGAAGGTATTCAACAGATTGACGGCAATAGTTTTATCGACTGCTCAGGCACAGGTGGCAGTGGCATTTCGCGTTACAACACATCCACGGCTGTTGCTTTTGTGCTTTCCACTGCCGGTCTGACAGTCACAAAATTCGGCAATCACGCCGTTAGCAGCTCAAGTGGCAGCTTCGACATATTGGAAGCACTGGGCTTTTCATCCAACATACCGATAGCAGAAATCGGTAATCTGATTGAAGAAACGAACTTGATCTTTCTCTTCGCTCCACAAGCTTACCCTTCTCTTGCCAAGCTTGCGCCCTTACGCAAGAAGCTTGGTATCAAGACGATATTCAATTACATCGGACCACTCCTAAATCCCTTCAAACCTAACTACAGACTAATGGGCATCTCCGACTCAACGATGCAACATATCGTGTCTGAATATCTGTCTAAACATGTTCAACCTAAAAAAGCTCTCGTCGTAAGGGCCGAGAATAATCTAGATGAGTTATGCCACTATTCTCCAATCACTTTAATGGAAGTTGTAGGTGGCGCAAAGACCGAAACCACTTATGACGCTTCAACACTAAGTAATAAAAAAGAAGCTGACAGCAGCGAAGCATTAAAACCGGAAGAAGGGGCCAAAGCCCTTGTAAAACTATTTGAAGGCTCAGACAAATCTTCTGACTATTACGAGCTTGTTTGCTTAAATGCAGGTGCGGGTCTATATGCCGCTGAACGTGCCGGCTCCATAGAAGAAGGACGCCTACAAGCACAAGAATTATTGTCCAATGGTTTGGTTATGAAAAAGCTCGATCAACTAAGGAGGGCATATGCCAGAATCAACTGTACTTGCTGAAATAATTGCCCACAAACGCGAAGAAATTGAAGTGCGCAAGACCGCCACAAGTCTTGCCGAACTGGAAAACTCTATTGAACCTGGAACCGGTGATTTTCTAAAAAGTCTCACTGGCGGTGGCTTGCGTCTAATTGCTGAAATCAAGCCTGCCTCTCCATCTGCTGGAGTTCTCAAAAAGGAACCGGATATAAAGCCAATTCTTGATGCCTACAACAAATACGCAGCAGCTATTTCGGTACTCACGGATATGCGTTACTTCGGCGGCAGCTTGACTTTATTGAAAGATGTTGTTCATTACACGCGCTTGCCGGTGCTCTGCAAGGACTTCATTATTGACGTCTTTCAAATATACGAAGCACGACTGAAGGGTGCCGAGGCAATTCTTCTTATCGTGAAAGCGCTAGAAGACAATAGACTTGCCGCCTTGCACAGCGTAGCTCTTGAACTGGGGATGACTCCTGTCGTTGAAATTCAAAACGAGGAAGAATTAAAACGTGCACTTGATATAACACCTCAAGTACTGCTGATTAATAATCGAAATCTGGACAATCTAAAAATTGATCTCTCAACAACAGAAAGGTTAGCACCGCTAATACCTGATTATGCAATAGCGGTATCTGCCTCCGGAATTGAAAGCAGGCAGGATATCGACCGTCTTTCTCCTTACTGTTCGCGCTTTCTTATTGGCAGCGCCTTGATGAAAGCTAAGGATCTAGAAGCCAAGCTCAAGGAGCTGAGTGGACGATGAGTAAGGTAAAGATTTGCGGTATCACCAATATTGAAGATGCACGTTGCGCAGTTGAAGCAGGCGCCGATTTTATTGGTTTGATATTTGTCAAAGAAAGTCCGCGCGCAATTTCGTTTGACGCCGCCAAAGAAATAGTTCACGAGTTGGATGATCGAGTTTCAATAGTTGGTGTGTTCAAGGACAATTCTCCTACAGAAGTGGATCTCACCGTCTCTGCTCTAGGTCTGTCACTAGTGCAGTATCACGGCAGCGAAAGCCCTGAGTGCTGCGCATTTACTGACGAAGAAGTGATCAAAGCCTTTGAATTGACAGATAGCTTAACAGCAGAATCCATCGGTAAATATATTGGTTTTACTGATTACATTTTGTTGGACAGAGCAAAAAACAATGCGGATGACATTCAGCGGCTTTTAGCTACGGCAACCAGAGTGACCAAAAACCACAAAGAGTTGCCGCCATTATTTTTCGCCGGTGGACTGACACCGGATAACGTCAAAGAGGTCCTCATCACCCTGCGGCCCTTCGCGGTGGATGTTGCCTCTGGTGTTGAAAGTTCACCAGGCAAAAAAGATCACGACAAAGTAAAACGTTTTTGTCAAACAGTCAGGGAGAATAGCTTATGCAGTCACTAGGTAAGTTTGGCAAATTCGGCGGTGTTTATGCACCAGAACCGTTAATGCCTGCTCTCGAAGAGCTGGAAGAAGCATTCCTGCGCTTATCCAACGATAAGAAATTCAATGATGAGCTCAAGGATTTGTTGGTAAATTATGCCGGACGTCCAACACCGCTTTATCTAGCAACCAACTTATCTAAACAGTGGGGCGCCAATATTTATCTAAAACGCGAAGACTTAGTTCATGGCGGTGCTCACAAAACCAACAACGCACTAGGACAAGCCTTGCTTGCCAAATACATGGGCAAGACGCGCATCATAGCCGAAACTGGCGCCGGACAACACGGCGTAGCTGCCGCCATGTCCGGCGCACTTATGGGAATTCCTACGGAAATCTACATGGGCGAAGTGGACATTGAGCGACAGATGCCAAATGTTTTGCGAATGAAATTAATGGGTGCAAAAGTTCATTCAGTAAAAACCGGTGGGCGCACACTAAAAGATGCAATAAACGAAGCGTTGCGAGATTGGATTTCCAATTTGCGAGATACACATTACATGCTGGGCACAGCAGCCGGACCGCATCCATTTCCCACACTTGTAAAATTCTTCCAGAGAATAATCGGTGATGAAGCGCGCGCGCAAATTCTAGAACGCAGCAAGACACTGCCTGATTATGTGCTTGCCTGTGTTGGCGGCGGCTCAAATGCCATTGGCATATTCGCTGCCTTTCTGGACGACAAAGAAGTAAAACTCATTGGCGTAGAACCAGCCGGCAAAGGACTGAATACGCACGAACATGGTGCCGTTTTAGCAAAAGGAGAAGTCGGCTGCTTACACGGCATGATGAGCATGTTGTTGCAAGACAAAGATGGGCAAGTGCAAGAGACTTACAGTATGGCTGCCGGTCTTGACTATCCTTCTGTTGGCCCCGAGCATGCCTATTTGCAAGAAATCGGCCGAGCGCAATATGAATCGGCAACTGATGCGCAAGCACTTAGTGCTTTCAACGAGTTATCCAAACTGGAAGGAATAATTCCAGCCCTGGAAAGTTCTCACGCTCTGGCCTATGCCAAAGAGTTAGCAGCCGGCGCAGGTAAAGGCAAAAACATCCTCG is a genomic window containing:
- a CDS encoding indole-3-glycerol phosphate synthase TrpC; translated protein: MPESTVLAEIIAHKREEIEVRKTATSLAELENSIEPGTGDFLKSLTGGGLRLIAEIKPASPSAGVLKKEPDIKPILDAYNKYAAAISVLTDMRYFGGSLTLLKDVVHYTRLPVLCKDFIIDVFQIYEARLKGAEAILLIVKALEDNRLAALHSVALELGMTPVVEIQNEEELKRALDITPQVLLINNRNLDNLKIDLSTTERLAPLIPDYAIAVSASGIESRQDIDRLSPYCSRFLIGSALMKAKDLEAKLKELSGR
- a CDS encoding aminodeoxychorismate/anthranilate synthase component II, giving the protein MSILLIDNYDSFTYNLYQMVQELTDEHVEVVRNDAITFDEIVKKKPSRIILSPGPGHPAHDADFGVCKDVIRQHAKLNIPILGVCLGHQGMVQHLGGKVGQAKKIVHGKTSTIEITKESKLFKGLGGNFEAMRYHSLVAEDNEFPKMLEITARTSDDGEIMALQHKEYPLYGVQFHPESIGTPAGQTILRNFVEIC
- the trpD gene encoding anthranilate phosphoribosyltransferase produces the protein MLTPEYIGKIINLELPEEELKENLIALTPEKLDVDTVHNFIETIRATCIEGIQQIDGNSFIDCSGTGGSGISRYNTSTAVAFVLSTAGLTVTKFGNHAVSSSSGSFDILEALGFSSNIPIAEIGNLIEETNLIFLFAPQAYPSLAKLAPLRKKLGIKTIFNYIGPLLNPFKPNYRLMGISDSTMQHIVSEYLSKHVQPKKALVVRAENNLDELCHYSPITLMEVVGGAKTETTYDASTLSNKKEADSSEALKPEEGAKALVKLFEGSDKSSDYYELVCLNAGAGLYAAERAGSIEEGRLQAQELLSNGLVMKKLDQLRRAYARINCTC
- the trpB gene encoding tryptophan synthase subunit beta gives rise to the protein MQSLGKFGKFGGVYAPEPLMPALEELEEAFLRLSNDKKFNDELKDLLVNYAGRPTPLYLATNLSKQWGANIYLKREDLVHGGAHKTNNALGQALLAKYMGKTRIIAETGAGQHGVAAAMSGALMGIPTEIYMGEVDIERQMPNVLRMKLMGAKVHSVKTGGRTLKDAINEALRDWISNLRDTHYMLGTAAGPHPFPTLVKFFQRIIGDEARAQILERSKTLPDYVLACVGGGSNAIGIFAAFLDDKEVKLIGVEPAGKGLNTHEHGAVLAKGEVGCLHGMMSMLLQDKDGQVQETYSMAAGLDYPSVGPEHAYLQEIGRAQYESATDAQALSAFNELSKLEGIIPALESSHALAYAKELAAGAGKGKNILVNLSGRGDKDLEQVLKEMPNA
- a CDS encoding phosphoribosylanthranilate isomerase, whose protein sequence is MSKVKICGITNIEDARCAVEAGADFIGLIFVKESPRAISFDAAKEIVHELDDRVSIVGVFKDNSPTEVDLTVSALGLSLVQYHGSESPECCAFTDEEVIKAFELTDSLTAESIGKYIGFTDYILLDRAKNNADDIQRLLATATRVTKNHKELPPLFFAGGLTPDNVKEVLITLRPFAVDVASGVESSPGKKDHDKVKRFCQTVRENSLCSH
- a CDS encoding anthranilate synthase component I family protein, which gives rise to MTQAANQLKTATIISILADVETPVSAFHKLSADVDTAFLFESSESDTRLARFSIMGVDPIKTICLKNGNATIKNNASVEEKKFTDPLKLLKDQLVEFQSSIAPSKPLSDLPFAGGLVGYLGYAITKYFEGIPQQSEDPFNVPEGFYGLYDSVVIFDHLLRMIHIISYRGSDHAESLQKKLLSARHLTPLKTTGSLTEEELFKNVSGPFTKDTFMSAVKDAKEFIVQGEVFQIVVSHRFSQPVRSDALTIYRILQAINPSPYGYFLKCPGFEYVGSSPETFVRAKNGDALLRALAGTRPRGATEQEDIELADELQRDEKELAEHRMLVDLGRNDLGRICQVGTVKVGEIAQITRYSHVMHLATDVSGKLKPEKDGFDLVRSCFPRGTVSGAPKIRAMQLLSTLEPEQRGIYSGTVGYFDCFGNTDGAIAIRSAVIKDGYAHVNAGAGIVYDSDPLAEFNETRNKAKSVLTAIKLAERLQ